From Calonectris borealis chromosome 7, bCalBor7.hap1.2, whole genome shotgun sequence, one genomic window encodes:
- the LOC142084614 gene encoding uncharacterized protein LOC142084614 — MTKAPFSVEWLSQSSQALKSPSEGSPHQASSVGLRPGSGSGSSPGLSEQSKEQSAGAGRGGRSRERLAAPPAAGAGERPWGAGQPPPAAGPECSCPEEPGGRGGRRLRTAFSAEQLSTLESSFQRQRYLGAAERRKLAGRMRLSEVQIKTWFQNRRMKLKRQLQELRTEHFCSPPLPYGPQSGIVPLQLTYVARPPPLPRQGAASGGFISAPTPDLSSACRAQPVGFWAAPCFVGYRDPRAFLLGV, encoded by the exons ATGACCAAGGCCCCTTTCTCTGTGGAGTGGCTGTCCCAGAGCAGCCAGGCCCTCAAGAGCCCCAGCGAGGGCTCCCCACACCAAGCATCCTCCGTGGGCCTCcggcccggctccggctccggctccagcCCCGGCTTGAGCGAGCAGAGCAAAGAGCAGTCTGCCGGGGCCGGGAGAGGCGGCAGGAGCAGGGAGCGCTTGGCGGCCCCCCCCGCTGCAG gagcaggcGAGCGGCCGTGGGGCgcagggcagcccccgccggcggcgggtcCCGAGTGCTCCTGCCCCGAGGAGCCGGGCggcaggggcgggcggcggctgcgCACGGCCTTCAGCGCCGAGCAGCTCAGCACCCTGGAGAGCTCCTTCCAGCGGCAGCGGTACCTGGGGGCCGCCGAGCGCCGCAAGCTGGCCGGCAGGATGCGGCTCTCCGAGGTGCAG aTCAAGACCTGGTTTCAGAACCGCCGGATGAAGCTCAAAcggcagctgcaggagctgaggaCGGAGCATTTCTGCAGCCCCCCTCTCCCTTACGGACCTCAGAGCGGCATTGTACCCTTGCAGCTCACATACGTGGCCCGGCCACCACCTCTGCCCCGGCAAGGGGCTGCCTCTGGAGGCTTCATCTCGGCACCCACCCCGGACCTCAGCAGCgcctgcagagcacagcctgtGGGCTTTTGGGCGGCACCCTGCTTTGTAGGGTACAGGGATCCCAGAGCTTTCTTGCTGGGTGTCTGA